One part of the Sorangiineae bacterium MSr11954 genome encodes these proteins:
- a CDS encoding response regulator, with the protein MNDATFSLPRRPEPRTQRRPLILCVEDNDDSRAMYAAFLTRAGFRVTEASNGAEGLERARAHRPDLIVLDISLPVMDGREMLRRLRDADPSENIPVIVVTGQAYPEHWRDAIDRGCDAYLTKPCPLGDLLAAVLKVISLKRAKDSDKSS; encoded by the coding sequence ATGAATGACGCGACCTTTTCCCTCCCGAGGCGCCCGGAGCCTCGCACCCAGCGCAGGCCACTGATTCTCTGCGTCGAGGACAACGACGATAGCCGTGCAATGTACGCGGCGTTTCTCACCCGAGCTGGATTTCGGGTGACCGAGGCCAGCAACGGCGCGGAGGGACTGGAGCGCGCCCGCGCCCATCGGCCGGACCTCATCGTCCTCGATATCTCGCTACCGGTCATGGATGGCCGAGAGATGCTGAGACGGCTGCGTGACGCGGACCCTTCGGAGAACATCCCCGTCATCGTGGTGACCGGCCAGGCGTATCCCGAGCATTGGCGCGATGCCATCGATCGCGGCTGCGACGCCTATCTGACCAAGCCATGTCCGCTGGGCGATCTCCTCGCCGCGGTGCTCAAAGTCATAAGCCTGAAGCGGGCAAAAGACAGCGACAAGTCGAGTTAG
- a CDS encoding alpha/beta hydrolase — protein sequence MRRLGQSAPAPMRERFDIIGFDPRGVGASVPLACQNQREYSDAWAQATARPERGQFDRALQLAKEFNDACVRESADRLPYVGTQYTARDMDVLREAAGDKKLNYFGISFGTFIGTVYANLFPKRIRVLALDGAYDPETYANRPYEYDLGQYVAVDAALKRFFDWCKDTPESCSFGNGNPAKAFLDLQASLDANPIRNAEGRVIANGATLVLQIVFDLNRARPFWPTLAKDLAQAQTTRDGRLLAEVSAGTASFLGMNTAIECADRDFPRDKSLLRTFLRLESAVAPYAGPAIAFGPPGYDHGHAPACVQWPAARRSRYAGPWDAAGSPPILVVGTTGDPDTPYPDAVSLARKLDNARLLTFKGEGHTGYSGSACARAAISDYLVDRVLPARGAVCDDALPPTTN from the coding sequence GTGCGCCGTTTGGGGCAGAGCGCGCCGGCGCCGATGCGCGAGCGCTTCGACATCATCGGTTTCGACCCTCGCGGCGTGGGCGCAAGCGTGCCGCTCGCATGCCAGAATCAACGCGAGTACTCGGACGCTTGGGCGCAAGCGACGGCCCGCCCGGAGCGGGGGCAGTTCGACCGGGCCTTGCAGCTGGCCAAAGAATTCAACGACGCCTGCGTGCGCGAGAGCGCGGATCGTTTGCCCTACGTCGGCACGCAGTACACCGCGCGCGACATGGACGTTCTGCGCGAGGCCGCCGGTGACAAGAAGTTGAATTACTTCGGCATATCGTTTGGCACATTCATCGGCACCGTCTACGCGAATCTATTTCCAAAACGCATTCGCGTCCTCGCCCTCGACGGCGCCTACGATCCCGAGACGTACGCGAATCGCCCGTACGAGTACGATTTGGGTCAGTACGTGGCGGTGGACGCGGCGCTGAAGCGATTCTTCGATTGGTGCAAAGATACCCCGGAGAGTTGCTCCTTTGGAAACGGCAACCCCGCCAAGGCGTTCCTCGATCTGCAGGCGAGCCTGGACGCGAATCCGATCCGAAATGCGGAAGGACGCGTGATCGCCAATGGCGCCACCTTGGTCCTGCAAATCGTCTTCGACCTCAATCGGGCTCGACCCTTTTGGCCCACCCTGGCAAAGGATCTGGCGCAGGCCCAAACGACCCGCGACGGTCGTTTGCTCGCCGAAGTGTCGGCAGGGACCGCGAGCTTCTTGGGCATGAATACCGCGATCGAGTGTGCCGATCGCGACTTCCCTCGGGATAAGTCGCTCTTGCGCACGTTCCTGCGGCTCGAATCGGCGGTGGCACCGTACGCCGGGCCGGCGATCGCCTTCGGCCCGCCGGGCTACGATCATGGCCATGCCCCCGCGTGCGTTCAGTGGCCCGCAGCTCGCCGGAGCCGCTACGCGGGACCTTGGGATGCGGCCGGCTCGCCGCCCATCCTGGTGGTGGGCACCACCGGCGATCCCGACACCCCCTATCCGGATGCGGTCAGCTTGGCTCGCAAGCTCGATAACGCGCGCCTCCTGACCTTCAAAGGCGAAGGCCACACCGGATATAGCGGGAGCGCGTGCGCGAGGGCCGCCATTTCGGACTACCTCGTCGACCGAGTGCTGCCCGCACGCGGAGCCGTGTGCGACGACGCTCTCCCGCCCACGACGAATTGA
- a CDS encoding WGR domain-containing protein — protein MAIRRLENEDEEKFWEAWIKDGLIFCYRYGKLGSAGHTKLKKFKTQAEAEDELAKKLEEKLAEGFSEVGDDQGAAAASADANEEEDDGDAAGDESADKGDGTARGATPADSAVEEIPIAARFVPRADLTGKTNAGDIEAAQWALTRLAQSVGNRSWQIAHTARKARKALGRVAGIDPKAHAALGQVFDQVMGLVVAPEKRLSLEWALGLLWELDAAAFERAVRQWQTTTQPSAASAALEVLGALLEAVEPEVALQVGAALLERRLPPAAWRRRFEKVRPGFIAALRKKGKNGKKAMGLDVFLDSLLHSSKLSQVSSADGSLDRDPIVRARIQYAREMAS, from the coding sequence ATGGCCATTCGCCGACTCGAGAACGAAGACGAGGAGAAGTTCTGGGAGGCGTGGATCAAGGATGGTTTGATCTTCTGCTACCGGTACGGAAAACTCGGGTCGGCTGGCCATACGAAGCTCAAAAAGTTCAAAACACAAGCCGAGGCCGAGGACGAGCTCGCGAAGAAACTCGAGGAGAAGTTGGCCGAGGGCTTCTCGGAAGTCGGCGATGACCAAGGCGCCGCAGCGGCCAGCGCGGACGCAAACGAAGAAGAGGACGACGGCGACGCGGCGGGTGACGAATCCGCCGATAAAGGAGACGGCACCGCGCGGGGAGCGACACCTGCCGATTCGGCCGTCGAAGAAATACCGATTGCGGCTCGTTTCGTGCCACGCGCCGATTTGACGGGGAAAACGAACGCGGGGGACATCGAGGCCGCGCAATGGGCGCTCACCCGGCTCGCGCAGAGCGTTGGCAACCGAAGTTGGCAGATCGCGCACACCGCGCGCAAAGCTCGTAAGGCGCTCGGGCGCGTTGCGGGGATCGACCCGAAGGCTCATGCCGCCCTGGGGCAGGTGTTCGACCAGGTGATGGGGCTCGTCGTCGCCCCCGAAAAGCGGCTCTCGCTGGAATGGGCGTTGGGGCTCCTGTGGGAGCTCGATGCGGCCGCGTTCGAGCGGGCCGTTCGACAGTGGCAAACGACCACGCAACCATCGGCGGCGTCCGCCGCGCTGGAGGTTTTGGGTGCGCTGCTCGAGGCGGTCGAGCCCGAGGTTGCCTTGCAAGTGGGCGCGGCGCTGCTCGAGAGGCGCCTCCCGCCCGCAGCGTGGCGGCGGCGGTTCGAGAAGGTTCGACCGGGGTTCATCGCGGCGCTCCGGAAGAAGGGAAAGAATGGGAAGAAAGCGATGGGGCTCGACGTATTTCTCGATAGCTTGCTCCATTCTTCCAAGCTCTCGCAGGTTTCGTCGGCAGACGGCAGTTTAGACCGCGATCCCATCGTTCGAGCGCGTATCCAATACGCACGTGAGATGGCATCGTGA
- a CDS encoding HEAT repeat domain-containing protein: MAQSVGHFEKVRALAATARHLMIGGHRAVTGSVITVYDHVSDKLDYEIAVASHVNALALVPNGKSASETLIAGCADGFVRLYNVKAGRSSEAKGALLREIPAHTGACHALAVRGNAIATAGADGALRVFALDGTKKGEWQLASRPLRSVAMAPEADGTLAAGGEDGVVRVLREGDPTLTLSGHDGAVTCLLFTPADGRLVSGGDDGTVRIWYLAGDAESEVRSKDDSLHVGGTTALLFAPAKSPDDEGERLISAGADGKLRVWRMSERRKPRTLNAGSEAARALAFAPKARENSLGTLFAAGDARTIFGYAFDAEGQPTENRALWAHGFDVLGEALKGKAVAVREKAALALAALEEKEALALVVGALEKDPEAALRARIAAELAAKGRTAAKKAIRARLDDQAKDVRAAALSALRLLEADAPLAPLRSALESRFPDTRCAALELLPPLFETSPLVAGLIASRLADEDAQVRRSALVALIATYPQGSLAALRAGFERGRADVRADALVRGAIAGLSNAAEFTPMVGKALDDEDADVRRIAFVLTVLARPALAAWLEAKDEAFGRALLDVFRRAGELSGSAKETAIAEQRQRLLPAAKESPKATLAEADREPLCAALACRTPDTCLRGARGLALLGDMRALGALLTISREPDAALRREAAFALVALSDPRAKKRIAWMLNDSEPAVRDAALTCYGQLERDPLLVSEAALHASNEDVRVRGLDILVKEGRGKPAAETLLGDSIEDESPKVRSEAFRTLWAWHQESPLDPIDRALSARFPDLRLRAVQELTAFAKKTGEPLVAPSLERLAKTIADRDQGVASAAYDATLEIKGKGDADTILAGTSSTNAPLREKAAKNAAKAPVEKLRSALSRLLEDTESAVRIAAIESLDALLPSEHGALAIGLQSSHLDLRVRAAELLARRREESIIDPMQALLADKELLQRMPPGVIVPLRQRAATSLANLGVPRLLKYFATILVKDDDPIVREQAARGLSNASRRGEEGYLLDLLGHEELAVRSWAAEGLARLGDARALPVLTGTLRHEHPPIRVGAILSFAALGPEGYGGILQGLEDPSRHVQRIVLSVILARDLRAFRRDETPDLLTSALSSQRPEVRFTAARALELRIVAERYAAYLVEVLMPDRPDKAADMERWPGEEARAHLMMGLAEALAGERPEQRYAAAQALRLRDRPLDYFREVQRVVAPRSVKAPWVPDTHPVVPAPDPTVQKKGPLALLRRLFAGGDEKAAAERSSSQVPAEEQRRLRQLAFGAYIGLLRQASADDEAHRVRRDAIERIVGLYDEKEVSLSSATPALARALDDPNHLVRQAAFAALRKVYADDTPLSLALSSSSADVVKAALDEWAARGEPAKAHIAAALDSRVPAARKYAFELLEKLSPKGSLEPLLAALSSEHADIRIGVLERLSTSQDTRVAAALVKALESDQDDLRLRAAELLATRRDDRAVDALAPWLRAEDPAVAQRARDALVHLGSPAAVRALMTRLEDGATGDERSILAATIGKVRGQGAQAAIGALSKLFLDEAENVRLVAFAGAISIVGPREDAYRERTEPKPKPRDTALTKQFLGAAVQSPFADIRALGAGELDELGDGVADTWLSGLFADRDRGVRTAAVSAYAWRVQTKNAPEAPLEDVLRGGARETMLAAAEALAFKKVAAALRPLLLFSRAGGDGERERALLALGTLGDKRALEELETIAAGGTEDAPAELSMQTAALEALGRMAPKLDEADRERVRDTVESHVGEKRREMSVAAIKALRWVGGERSRARIEAVLRERGSSDHEKEVAAKALGELGDVQAEATLARALDDDDACWAARDALEKLFPNDRLRVEFLAVESENSDISDPAAAYLADEGDAERLLAKLAKLSNESLRLRIRFGLARRAQIAPDAVIALLGDPSPLAREGAAWVAGARARAKMLEGPAKGALASALAAAAVRAGQLFAEAARAGKEQERIAELGAWVRCLWAARLLDPQTVRPHARTWLLETASLSAPTSPKASLPVEIRTEAARALRGGNADDAAALVKALSDRDITVRSAAASALSGAKDVLAIRVSPHDPVRLGLAARGAAPPKNALATAGGRRVLLPTALGPRRKETGELEQLRELARHDGAEQLHAIAALGRAATSDAIETLQKLAFKGGTEPVRKAAYRSLRRAKRIAAKEAAS; the protein is encoded by the coding sequence ATGGCGCAGTCCGTGGGGCACTTCGAGAAGGTCCGCGCGCTGGCCGCGACGGCGCGTCACCTGATGATCGGCGGCCACCGCGCCGTGACCGGGAGCGTGATCACGGTCTACGATCACGTGTCCGACAAACTCGATTACGAGATTGCCGTTGCGTCGCACGTCAACGCGCTCGCGCTCGTCCCCAACGGAAAGAGCGCGAGCGAGACGCTCATCGCAGGATGCGCGGACGGCTTCGTCCGTCTGTACAACGTGAAGGCGGGGCGCTCCTCCGAAGCGAAGGGCGCGCTCCTTCGGGAGATCCCGGCCCATACGGGCGCCTGCCATGCGCTCGCCGTTCGTGGAAACGCCATCGCGACGGCGGGGGCCGACGGTGCCCTTCGCGTGTTCGCGCTCGATGGAACGAAGAAGGGCGAGTGGCAGCTCGCTTCGCGACCCCTGCGCTCGGTGGCCATGGCCCCCGAGGCCGACGGCACCTTGGCCGCGGGCGGCGAAGACGGCGTCGTTCGCGTCCTTCGCGAAGGCGATCCGACCCTCACCTTGTCCGGCCACGATGGCGCCGTGACATGCCTTCTGTTCACCCCCGCCGATGGACGCCTCGTCTCCGGCGGTGACGATGGCACCGTTCGTATTTGGTACCTCGCCGGCGACGCCGAGTCGGAGGTGCGCAGCAAAGACGACTCGCTGCACGTAGGCGGTACGACCGCGCTCCTGTTCGCGCCCGCGAAGAGCCCGGACGACGAAGGCGAGCGGCTGATCTCCGCGGGCGCCGATGGAAAGCTGCGCGTGTGGCGCATGTCCGAACGGCGAAAGCCGCGGACCTTGAACGCCGGCTCGGAGGCGGCGCGGGCGCTGGCCTTTGCGCCCAAGGCGCGCGAAAACAGCCTCGGGACATTGTTTGCCGCGGGCGATGCGCGCACCATCTTCGGCTACGCCTTCGACGCCGAAGGGCAGCCGACCGAGAATCGCGCGCTCTGGGCGCATGGCTTCGACGTCCTCGGCGAGGCGCTCAAGGGCAAAGCGGTCGCGGTGCGCGAGAAGGCCGCCCTGGCGCTGGCCGCGCTGGAGGAGAAAGAGGCGCTCGCGCTCGTGGTGGGCGCGCTCGAGAAGGATCCCGAGGCGGCCCTGCGGGCGCGCATCGCGGCGGAGCTCGCGGCCAAAGGTCGCACCGCTGCGAAGAAGGCCATTCGCGCGCGGCTCGACGATCAAGCCAAGGACGTCCGCGCCGCGGCCCTGTCCGCGCTGCGCCTCCTCGAGGCGGACGCACCGCTCGCGCCCCTGCGCTCCGCCCTGGAGTCGCGCTTTCCCGATACGCGATGCGCGGCGCTCGAGCTCTTGCCGCCGCTGTTCGAGACGTCGCCGCTGGTCGCGGGGCTCATCGCGTCGCGTCTGGCGGACGAGGACGCGCAGGTGCGGCGCAGCGCGCTGGTCGCCCTCATCGCCACCTATCCGCAGGGCAGCCTCGCGGCGCTTCGGGCAGGCTTCGAACGGGGCCGGGCCGACGTGCGCGCCGACGCGCTCGTGCGCGGCGCCATCGCGGGGCTCTCGAACGCGGCGGAGTTCACGCCCATGGTCGGCAAGGCGCTCGACGACGAGGACGCCGACGTGCGCCGCATCGCCTTCGTGCTCACCGTCCTCGCGCGGCCGGCCCTCGCCGCCTGGCTCGAAGCCAAGGACGAGGCGTTTGGACGCGCGCTCCTCGACGTCTTCCGGCGCGCCGGTGAGCTCTCGGGCTCCGCGAAGGAGACGGCCATCGCCGAGCAACGCCAGCGGCTCCTGCCGGCGGCGAAGGAGTCGCCCAAGGCGACCCTCGCGGAGGCGGATCGCGAGCCCCTCTGCGCCGCGCTCGCGTGTCGCACACCGGACACGTGCCTCCGCGGCGCGCGCGGCCTCGCGCTCCTCGGCGATATGCGCGCGCTCGGCGCGCTCTTGACCATCTCGCGCGAGCCGGACGCCGCGCTCCGGCGCGAGGCTGCGTTCGCGTTGGTCGCGCTCTCGGATCCGCGCGCCAAAAAGCGCATCGCGTGGATGCTGAACGACTCCGAGCCCGCCGTTCGCGACGCCGCGCTCACGTGCTACGGGCAATTGGAGAGAGACCCGCTGCTCGTATCGGAGGCCGCCCTTCACGCCTCCAACGAGGACGTTCGCGTGCGCGGGCTCGATATCCTCGTCAAGGAAGGCCGGGGCAAGCCCGCGGCCGAGACCCTGCTCGGCGATTCCATCGAGGACGAGTCCCCCAAGGTGCGGAGCGAGGCCTTTCGCACGCTCTGGGCTTGGCACCAAGAGAGCCCGCTCGACCCCATCGATCGCGCCCTGTCGGCCCGCTTCCCCGATCTGCGGCTGCGCGCCGTTCAGGAGCTCACCGCCTTCGCCAAGAAGACGGGCGAGCCGCTCGTGGCGCCGTCGCTGGAGAGGCTCGCCAAGACCATCGCCGACCGCGACCAAGGCGTGGCCAGCGCGGCGTACGATGCGACCCTCGAAATCAAAGGCAAGGGCGACGCCGACACGATCTTGGCGGGCACCTCCTCGACCAACGCGCCCCTGCGCGAGAAGGCCGCAAAGAACGCGGCCAAAGCGCCGGTCGAGAAGCTTCGCAGCGCGCTGAGCCGGCTCTTGGAGGACACCGAGTCGGCCGTGCGGATCGCGGCCATCGAGTCGCTCGACGCGCTCTTGCCGTCGGAGCATGGCGCGCTGGCCATCGGCCTTCAGAGCTCCCACTTGGACCTGCGGGTGCGGGCCGCGGAGCTGCTCGCGCGCCGGCGCGAGGAGTCGATCATCGACCCGATGCAGGCGCTCCTGGCGGACAAAGAGCTCTTGCAGCGCATGCCGCCCGGCGTGATCGTCCCGCTCCGGCAACGCGCCGCGACGTCCCTGGCGAACCTCGGGGTGCCGCGCCTCTTGAAGTACTTCGCGACCATCCTCGTCAAGGACGACGATCCGATCGTGCGCGAGCAGGCCGCGCGCGGCCTCTCCAACGCGAGCCGCCGCGGCGAAGAAGGGTATCTGCTCGATTTGCTCGGGCACGAAGAGCTGGCGGTGCGCTCGTGGGCCGCGGAGGGCCTGGCCCGCCTTGGCGATGCGCGCGCCCTGCCGGTGCTCACCGGCACCCTTCGCCACGAGCATCCGCCCATCCGCGTCGGCGCGATCTTGAGCTTCGCGGCGCTCGGCCCCGAAGGCTACGGCGGGATCTTGCAAGGGCTCGAGGATCCGTCCCGTCACGTGCAGCGCATCGTGCTGTCGGTGATCCTCGCGCGCGACTTGCGCGCGTTCCGCCGCGACGAGACGCCCGATCTGCTGACCTCTGCGCTCTCGTCGCAGAGGCCCGAGGTACGCTTTACGGCGGCGCGCGCGCTGGAGCTCCGCATCGTGGCCGAGCGCTACGCCGCGTACCTCGTCGAGGTGCTGATGCCCGATCGCCCCGACAAAGCCGCCGATATGGAGCGATGGCCGGGCGAAGAGGCGCGCGCGCACTTGATGATGGGCCTGGCCGAGGCCCTGGCGGGCGAACGCCCCGAGCAGCGCTACGCGGCGGCGCAGGCGCTCCGGCTTCGCGATCGCCCCCTCGACTATTTCCGCGAGGTGCAGCGGGTGGTGGCGCCCCGATCGGTGAAGGCCCCGTGGGTGCCGGACACGCACCCCGTCGTGCCTGCGCCCGATCCCACGGTGCAGAAGAAGGGCCCGCTCGCGCTCTTGCGCCGTCTCTTTGCGGGCGGCGATGAAAAAGCGGCGGCCGAGCGCTCCTCCTCGCAAGTGCCGGCCGAGGAGCAACGCCGGCTGCGGCAGCTCGCGTTCGGCGCGTACATCGGGCTCTTGCGCCAGGCCAGCGCCGACGATGAAGCGCATCGCGTGCGGCGCGACGCCATCGAGCGCATCGTCGGCCTCTACGACGAGAAAGAGGTGTCCCTCTCGAGCGCGACCCCGGCGCTGGCGCGCGCCCTGGACGATCCGAATCACCTGGTTCGCCAGGCTGCGTTCGCGGCGCTCCGCAAGGTCTACGCGGACGATACGCCGCTGTCCTTGGCGCTTTCGTCGTCGTCGGCGGACGTGGTCAAGGCGGCGCTCGATGAGTGGGCCGCGCGGGGCGAGCCCGCGAAGGCTCACATCGCCGCGGCCCTCGATTCGCGGGTGCCCGCGGCCCGCAAGTACGCCTTCGAGCTGCTCGAGAAACTTAGCCCCAAGGGCAGCCTCGAGCCGCTCTTGGCGGCGCTGTCGAGCGAGCACGCGGACATTCGCATCGGCGTCTTGGAGCGGCTATCCACGTCGCAAGACACGCGCGTCGCGGCCGCGTTGGTGAAGGCCCTCGAGAGCGACCAAGACGATCTGCGGCTGCGCGCGGCGGAGCTCTTGGCCACGCGGCGAGACGATCGCGCCGTGGACGCCCTCGCCCCTTGGCTTCGCGCCGAGGATCCGGCGGTGGCCCAGCGGGCGCGCGATGCGCTGGTCCACCTTGGCTCGCCGGCGGCCGTGCGCGCGCTGATGACGCGGCTCGAGGATGGCGCGACGGGCGACGAGCGGTCGATCCTCGCGGCGACCATCGGCAAGGTACGCGGGCAAGGGGCGCAGGCGGCCATCGGCGCGCTGTCGAAGTTGTTCCTCGACGAAGCCGAGAACGTGCGCCTCGTCGCGTTCGCCGGCGCCATTTCCATCGTGGGACCGCGCGAGGACGCGTACCGTGAGCGCACCGAGCCCAAGCCGAAGCCGCGCGACACCGCGCTGACGAAGCAGTTTTTGGGCGCCGCCGTCCAATCGCCGTTCGCGGACATTCGTGCGCTCGGCGCGGGCGAGCTCGACGAGCTCGGCGACGGGGTCGCGGACACGTGGCTTTCGGGCCTGTTCGCGGACCGGGATCGCGGCGTGCGCACCGCGGCCGTCAGCGCGTACGCGTGGCGGGTCCAAACGAAGAACGCCCCCGAGGCCCCGCTCGAAGACGTGCTCCGCGGTGGAGCGCGCGAGACGATGCTCGCGGCCGCCGAGGCGCTGGCCTTCAAGAAGGTCGCGGCGGCCCTTCGTCCGCTGCTGCTCTTTTCACGCGCGGGGGGCGACGGCGAACGGGAACGCGCGCTCCTCGCCCTCGGCACGCTCGGCGACAAACGCGCGCTCGAAGAGCTGGAGACGATCGCCGCCGGAGGAACCGAGGATGCGCCCGCGGAGCTGTCGATGCAGACCGCCGCGCTCGAGGCTCTCGGCCGGATGGCGCCCAAGTTGGACGAGGCCGATCGCGAACGGGTCCGGGACACGGTCGAATCGCACGTCGGCGAGAAGCGGCGCGAGATGTCGGTCGCCGCGATCAAAGCTTTGCGCTGGGTGGGCGGCGAACGCTCCCGCGCGCGCATCGAGGCGGTGCTCCGAGAGCGCGGGTCGAGCGACCACGAAAAGGAAGTGGCGGCCAAGGCGCTCGGCGAGCTCGGGGACGTTCAGGCCGAAGCGACCCTCGCGCGCGCCCTCGACGACGACGACGCGTGCTGGGCGGCGCGGGACGCGCTGGAGAAGCTCTTTCCGAACGATCGACTGCGCGTCGAGTTCCTGGCGGTGGAGAGCGAAAACTCCGACATCTCGGATCCCGCCGCGGCCTATCTCGCGGACGAGGGCGACGCGGAGCGCTTGCTCGCCAAGCTGGCCAAGCTCTCGAACGAGTCGCTCCGGCTGCGCATTCGCTTCGGCCTGGCGCGCCGCGCGCAGATCGCGCCCGACGCCGTGATCGCGCTGCTCGGCGATCCGTCGCCGCTCGCGCGCGAAGGCGCCGCGTGGGTCGCGGGCGCACGCGCGCGCGCGAAAATGCTCGAGGGTCCCGCCAAGGGCGCGCTGGCCTCGGCGCTGGCGGCGGCGGCCGTGCGGGCCGGGCAGCTCTTCGCGGAGGCCGCGCGCGCGGGCAAAGAGCAGGAGCGCATCGCCGAGCTAGGTGCGTGGGTTCGTTGCCTATGGGCCGCGCGCCTCTTGGATCCGCAGACGGTGCGCCCGCACGCGCGAACGTGGCTCCTGGAGACGGCGAGCCTCTCGGCTCCGACGTCGCCGAAGGCGAGCCTGCCCGTCGAGATCCGCACCGAGGCCGCGCGCGCGCTCCGCGGTGGCAACGCCGACGATGCGGCGGCCCTCGTCAAAGCGCTTTCGGATCGCGACATCACCGTCCGCAGCGCGGCCGCCTCGGCGCTCTCCGGCGCCAAGGACGTCCTCGCCATCCGGGTCTCGCCGCACGATCCCGTGCGTCTCGGGCTCGCCGCGCGCGGCGCAGCACCGCCCAAAAACGCGCTCGCGACGGCCGGCGGACGCCGCGTCCTTTTGCCGACGGCGCTCGGCCCGCGGCGGAAAGAGACGGGCGAACTCGAGCAGCTCCGCGAGCTCGCGCGACACGACGGCGCGGAGCAGCTGCACGCCATCGCCGCCTTGGGCCGCGCGGCGACCTCCGACGCCATCGAGACCTTGCAGAAGCTCGCCTTCAAGGGCGGCACCGAGCCCGTTCGCAAGGCCGCGTATCGCTCGCTCCGTCGCGCCAAGCGCATCGCGGCCAAGGAGGCGGCGTCGTGA
- a CDS encoding SWIM zinc finger family protein: MTILKLAYSAPSETITGPTSSRVELALDGGRGTIGVMGQVRDPELLRDAILTAAALMQSDLRYKGKDRTAYLAHLMKQGKRATAAIWEAQKAFLESAYGDETPRPRGLDPVLTIDPDEVSLEVFSRDESAYARLALNNALFEARGASHGTTLADLSPAFLEQIERIRTYQPLALEASTSLVRKNAAPVPREIEVPDAWLRGFLQVQSAATLPRAVAHLGPVDLYNVLFTLRMHKAKKAPRALRFELVPGARPRVVVEPWEIALECHGEPFSGSAPRIVRIYGRQRLQVLERALPHVTAARVHLLGHGLPSFWVLDMGLARLTVALTSWSESKWASAASFDSLMPKANGPAATSAAVSLLAQRGPLPLSEIAKATATSPEETRAVLQRACLEGRVLFDLDRGVYRPRALLAEPVDTARIRYGSEREATAHRLLGDGAAPAAEIAITKIHTIAGEGQEISGEVKHARRTFSPRFTIDVEGQVREAWCNCPTYQRSAMREGPCEHMIALYVFESRARAEAERLRTTIEGRKLVRAETRVLMRRDPRGGADAVEQVRLSLDDRVVRIERRESAGAEGRFQRMWFDTDAEAREAYFARLDELADKGFIDTEASTA; encoded by the coding sequence GTGACCATCCTGAAGCTGGCCTACAGCGCGCCCAGTGAGACCATCACCGGGCCCACCTCGTCGCGGGTCGAGCTGGCCCTCGACGGCGGACGCGGAACCATCGGCGTCATGGGCCAAGTCCGCGATCCGGAGCTCTTGCGCGACGCGATCCTCACCGCGGCCGCCCTGATGCAGAGCGACCTTCGCTACAAAGGCAAAGATCGCACGGCGTACCTCGCGCACCTGATGAAGCAGGGCAAGCGCGCGACCGCGGCCATCTGGGAAGCGCAAAAGGCGTTCCTCGAGAGCGCCTATGGCGACGAGACACCGCGCCCGCGCGGGCTCGATCCGGTGCTGACCATCGATCCGGACGAGGTCTCGCTCGAGGTGTTCTCGCGCGACGAGAGCGCCTACGCGCGGCTCGCCCTGAACAATGCGCTCTTCGAGGCCCGCGGCGCCTCCCACGGCACCACTCTCGCCGATCTGTCGCCCGCGTTCCTCGAGCAGATCGAGCGGATCCGCACGTACCAGCCGCTCGCGCTCGAAGCCTCGACGTCGCTGGTTCGAAAGAACGCCGCGCCCGTGCCGCGCGAAATCGAGGTACCCGACGCGTGGCTCCGGGGCTTTCTGCAGGTGCAATCGGCGGCCACCCTGCCCCGCGCCGTCGCGCACCTCGGGCCGGTCGATCTCTACAACGTGCTCTTTACGCTTCGCATGCACAAGGCGAAGAAGGCCCCGCGCGCGCTGCGCTTCGAGCTCGTCCCCGGGGCGCGCCCGCGCGTCGTGGTCGAGCCCTGGGAGATCGCGCTCGAGTGCCACGGCGAGCCCTTCTCCGGCAGCGCGCCGCGCATCGTTCGCATCTACGGCCGCCAGCGGCTCCAGGTGCTCGAGCGCGCCCTGCCGCACGTGACCGCGGCGCGCGTGCATTTGCTCGGCCACGGGCTGCCGTCGTTCTGGGTGCTCGACATGGGCCTGGCGCGGCTCACCGTCGCGCTCACCAGCTGGTCCGAGAGCAAATGGGCGAGCGCCGCCTCGTTCGATTCGCTCATGCCCAAGGCGAACGGCCCCGCCGCCACCTCGGCCGCCGTTTCGCTCCTCGCGCAGCGCGGCCCGCTCCCGCTGTCCGAGATCGCAAAAGCCACCGCGACGAGCCCCGAGGAGACGCGCGCCGTCCTCCAGCGCGCCTGCCTCGAAGGCCGCGTCTTGTTCGACCTCGATCGCGGCGTCTACCGCCCGCGCGCGCTCCTCGCGGAGCCCGTCGATACGGCCCGCATTCGATACGGCTCGGAGCGCGAGGCCACCGCGCACCGCCTGCTCGGAGACGGCGCCGCCCCCGCGGCGGAGATCGCGATCACGAAGATCCACACCATCGCCGGCGAAGGGCAGGAAATTTCGGGCGAGGTAAAGCACGCGCGCCGCACGTTCTCGCCGCGCTTCACGATCGACGTGGAGGGCCAAGTCCGCGAGGCGTGGTGCAACTGCCCGACCTACCAACGATCGGCGATGCGCGAAGGGCCTTGCGAGCATATGATTGCGCTGTATGTTTTCGAGAGCCGCGCGCGGGCAGAGGCCGAGCGGCTCCGCACCACGATCGAGGGCCGCAAGCTCGTTCGTGCGGAGACGCGCGTCCTCATGCGGCGCGATCCGCGCGGCGGCGCCGACGCCGTCGAGCAGGTGCGCTTGTCGCTCGACGACCGCGTCGTGCGCATCGAGCGGCGCGAGAGCGCGGGGGCGGAGGGTCGTTTTCAGCGAATGTGGTTCGATACGGACGCCGAGGCTCGCGAAGCTTATTTCGCACGCCTCGACGAGCTCGCAGACAAAGGATTCATCGACACCGAGGCTTCGACTGCATAG